GTGATCGAGGCCGTCGGCGACGGCGCGCTCAACACCGAGACCGGCGAGCGCGTGCCGCTGGAGCTCAAGAAGGGCGACCGCATCATCTTCAGCAGCTACTCGGGTACCGAGGTCAAGCTCGACGGCGACGAGTTGCTGATCATGACCGAGAGCGACGTGCTGGCGGTGCTCGAGGGCTGAGTCGCCTCAAGGCTGGAGCGCGCATGACTGCCTACGAGATGGCTGCATACCTGGATAGCCTGCCAAACAGCGGGATCGTCGAGTTCGACCTCGATGCGGACACCTATTACGTTGCCGCATCCGACGCCAGCTATGAGGCCGTCAGTGACAACACGCTTCGCGTCAATGGTCGCACGGGATACGGCACGCTCGCACTCTCACGATCGAGCATGCTGATCGACGCTGACGAAGTCCGGTATATCCGGCATATCGAGGAGATCCCGTCTTGACCACCGACGAGCTGCGCGCAGCGCTCAAGGAACTCACCGGCGGGCGTGACGCCACGTTCGCCTTCCACCATACCGGCGAGCAGGGCGCCCTGCTGCTGGTGCCAAACGCGATGCTCGTGCCCGAGGAGGGCGACCACATGGTCAAGGTCACCGACGGCCAGAGCATCGCCATCATCGACGCACAGAGCGTGGCATGGGTGCGGATCGGTCCGCCCCAGTTGAATAAGTAGTACGAATCGCAACGCCCGGGCC
This portion of the Phycisphaerales bacterium genome encodes:
- a CDS encoding co-chaperone GroES, which encodes MAATKTRKKLNIRPLHDKIIVRRDEAESVTASGIFLPESSKDRPKTGVIEAVGDGALNTETGERVPLELKKGDRIIFSSYSGTEVKLDGDELLIMTESDVLAVLEG